One Roseiconus lacunae genomic region harbors:
- the ribA gene encoding GTP cyclohydrolase II, which produces MMPENDSLPIDDSLADDSGEDLCLNTIPEAVEAIRRGEVVVVVDAEDRENEGDFVCAAEKATPEVVNFMLSGRGQLCVPILPEVGKKLELTPVVPDNNAPLRTAFVTPIDIATARTGITAAERSETILRIADPECQVSDFVRPGHVYPLIAKKGGVLRRAGHTEASVDLARMAGLQPAGVLCEILNEEGDRASRAELIEIAKKHSLKIVSIEQLIAHRRVSEKLVSRAAQSRLPTKYGEFQVIVYSVDFEAQEPIALTLGDLTHDDEGQQPPLVRMHSSCFTGDLISSLRCDCGDQLHMALEMIRAEGRGALVYLPQEGRGIGLAEKIKAYALQDQGLDTVEANHALGFKADMRDYGVGLQILKDLGISEVRLLTNNPKKRQAFNLRGFDLKLVDQVPIVPPANEHNKHYLETKREKMGHQLPELS; this is translated from the coding sequence ATGATGCCTGAAAACGATTCGTTGCCGATTGATGATTCGCTTGCCGACGATAGCGGCGAAGATCTGTGCCTGAACACCATTCCCGAAGCCGTCGAGGCCATTCGCCGCGGCGAGGTCGTCGTCGTTGTCGATGCCGAAGATCGAGAAAACGAAGGCGACTTCGTTTGTGCTGCTGAAAAAGCTACTCCCGAAGTGGTGAATTTCATGCTCAGCGGGCGGGGGCAACTCTGTGTGCCGATCCTTCCCGAAGTCGGCAAAAAACTGGAATTGACCCCGGTCGTTCCCGATAACAATGCGCCGCTTCGCACCGCCTTTGTCACGCCGATCGACATCGCAACGGCACGGACCGGCATCACGGCGGCTGAACGAAGCGAAACGATCCTGCGGATCGCCGATCCCGAGTGCCAGGTAAGCGATTTTGTTCGCCCCGGCCACGTCTATCCCCTGATTGCCAAGAAAGGTGGCGTCCTTCGCCGCGCCGGGCACACCGAAGCGTCCGTGGATTTGGCCCGAATGGCTGGGTTGCAACCGGCCGGTGTCTTGTGCGAAATCTTGAACGAAGAAGGGGATCGAGCCAGTCGCGCGGAACTGATCGAGATTGCCAAAAAGCATTCACTCAAAATCGTCAGCATCGAGCAATTGATTGCCCATCGTCGCGTGAGTGAGAAGCTGGTCAGCCGCGCCGCACAATCGCGTCTGCCGACTAAGTATGGCGAGTTTCAAGTCATCGTCTATTCGGTTGACTTTGAAGCCCAAGAACCGATCGCGCTCACACTCGGAGACTTGACCCACGATGACGAAGGCCAACAGCCGCCGCTGGTCCGAATGCACAGCAGTTGCTTTACCGGTGACTTGATTTCTTCGTTGCGATGTGACTGTGGAGACCAGCTTCACATGGCGCTGGAAATGATCAGGGCCGAAGGGCGCGGTGCGCTCGTTTATTTGCCTCAGGAAGGTCGCGGCATCGGGCTGGCGGAGAAGATCAAAGCGTATGCCCTTCAAGACCAGGGGCTTGATACCGTCGAAGCAAACCATGCACTCGGATTCAAGGCCGACATGCGTGACTACGGCGTCGGCCTACAGATCTTGAAGGACCTCGGGATTAGCGAAGTCCGTTTGCTGACGAACAATCCGAAGAAACGTCAAGCGTTCAACTTGCGCGGCTTCGATTTGAAGTTGGTGGACCAAGTGCCGATCGTTCCGCCGGCCAACGAGCACAACAAGCACTACCTCGAAACCAAGCGTGAGAAGATGGGCCACCAGTTGCCCGAGCTCAGCTAG
- a CDS encoding alpha/beta hydrolase produces MKKLHAVSFLWVALVPSATTAFAGEGITKYADVKYDDVADAHQGHAGLCDVYLPQMGDRANEPPQRHPVVLVVHGGGWMTGDKWTMHRHASELAKRGIAAVSINYRLAPTSKFPDQVDDVRSALVWLSEHADRYRFDLNRVGLYGYSAGGHLVSLVATLCDEPWERVRHSTRWEENDPRWKKLPAIQAVCAGGPPTDFRNMPPESLALAYFLGGSRKEKPETYVAASPICFASKNDPTFKIIHGEKDVLVALSNATDFHQALLDAKAKSSLQTMPNKGHMMAFFSPQLTKGMLIFFDRELRSVVSDDDTP; encoded by the coding sequence ATGAAAAAGCTTCATGCAGTTTCGTTTCTTTGGGTTGCACTTGTTCCTTCGGCAACCACTGCCTTCGCAGGTGAGGGCATTACAAAGTACGCCGACGTCAAGTACGACGACGTCGCAGACGCCCATCAGGGGCATGCCGGCTTATGCGACGTCTATCTTCCGCAAATGGGCGATCGAGCCAATGAGCCGCCGCAACGTCACCCCGTCGTTCTGGTCGTTCACGGGGGCGGCTGGATGACCGGAGACAAGTGGACGATGCACCGCCACGCAAGCGAGCTTGCTAAACGAGGGATCGCTGCCGTCTCGATTAACTATCGCCTGGCGCCGACGTCGAAATTTCCAGACCAGGTCGACGACGTCCGAAGCGCGTTGGTGTGGCTGTCGGAACATGCCGACCGCTACCGATTCGATCTTAATCGCGTTGGCCTTTACGGCTATTCGGCCGGCGGGCATTTGGTTTCCCTCGTCGCAACACTATGCGATGAACCCTGGGAACGGGTACGGCATAGCACCCGATGGGAGGAAAATGACCCTCGTTGGAAAAAGCTGCCAGCAATCCAAGCGGTGTGTGCGGGTGGCCCGCCAACCGATTTTCGCAACATGCCCCCGGAAAGCCTCGCGCTTGCGTACTTTCTGGGCGGATCACGAAAAGAGAAACCCGAAACGTACGTCGCAGCCTCTCCGATCTGCTTTGCGTCGAAAAATGACCCAACCTTCAAGATCATCCACGGTGAAAAGGACGTACTGGTCGCACTCTCCAACGCAACCGACTTTCACCAAGCTCTGCTCGATGCGAAGGCCAAATCATCTCTGCAGACCATGCCCAACAAGGGCCACATGATGGCGTTCTTCAGTCCTCAATTGACCAAGGGGATGCTGATATTCTTTGACCGAGAACTCCGTTCAGTCGTATCCGACGACGACACTCCCTGA
- a CDS encoding TolC family protein, with protein sequence MACALVVVASGCSRAFYRRQADQDVYSIYAEKRCEEAYTIPPLPRIDVDPRSRFFDPSPEDCPALPFPEPQLYGYELPSLATGNPFAAPLSQTSPKTESSAPNTDGASAAESIVAPEGVPSKDIQSLPLPSDSDRNRPAERPEASGSEAVAPSPFSNNSPRLDAPLTSAPVGSPELEFANYLNSDRPHAEDFNQQVAELREVTEQNQEVQLAELLNQFVQQNKQTDDNGETASPDPSRRSSEAAQGDEEDLRIVPIPAEFWEQLPESCLRRMLEFDSVRQEFRRTFKSETDARIAELRSTAPRLTLPMIAELSTFNNRDLQTQKENLYRAALILSAQRYEYLLRPTRRGNGTGASFDYIRADSTSRTGMAIPSGVAVTRTTATAGQFLSSFANDVVLTFNGPQGFSANIASELLFDFQQTIFQRDIVFENLTSAERNVIYAARDYIQFQRALFVELAGRYYRLLLTYRQIEISSQDYFSNLRAFLQGRAEFLQAGRIPRVQVDQFEQNALSSSSSLVRDCNSLETSLDNLKLDVGVPPEMALNIDLEELETLTASDALTVTRQLVMRKKLSLLDAEGAQISDRNAAVNGAIVLIRRLEEAMQARREIEGEAGSTPTEQLTPLLTEKLALLEARLQSDTLKQDRSQLLKTDPPAATEFFRTVDLIESELYQIKRAIYYDSMLSEHQVDVRSPVEQITRDQESLQDLVQQWKDAEAAQDFDRLDELVLSVNGLLESTEQLITRFVDPVLPRDPDELNAVIESTISESIALVDQVETDDVAGLDPVDIETDEAMLLALYQRLDLANQRGDLADARRQIKLAADDLKSILNVNASHRLFTDRNILNDFETSGDGSTTSLSFSLDTPLNRRLERNFYRVALIQYNRSRRELIDREDSIKFEIREDLRQLRLRRNQFEISVARAALAYERVVSTRLQLQLSVGNVVARDFLEAQQAFTEALNSVASNHISFVLDRIELFNDTESIRLNEYGYWENAGDDTVELPPLPDFYDANPNPYGRLPDCLKYSEEVRQNH encoded by the coding sequence GTGGCGTGCGCCCTCGTGGTGGTTGCCAGCGGTTGCTCACGCGCGTTCTATCGACGACAAGCCGATCAGGATGTGTACTCAATTTACGCCGAAAAACGATGTGAAGAAGCCTACACAATACCACCGCTTCCACGGATCGATGTTGATCCACGATCGCGTTTCTTTGATCCCTCGCCGGAGGACTGCCCCGCACTGCCGTTCCCCGAACCGCAGCTTTATGGCTACGAACTTCCGTCACTCGCGACGGGTAACCCTTTCGCTGCCCCGCTGAGCCAGACTTCACCAAAAACTGAATCATCAGCACCAAATACAGATGGCGCGTCTGCGGCCGAAAGCATCGTCGCGCCCGAGGGTGTCCCCAGCAAAGACATCCAATCGCTTCCGCTTCCATCCGATTCGGATCGAAACCGTCCCGCCGAGCGACCGGAAGCCAGCGGTTCCGAAGCAGTCGCTCCGTCCCCGTTTAGCAACAACTCACCTCGCCTTGACGCCCCGCTCACTTCTGCCCCCGTGGGCTCGCCGGAACTCGAATTCGCGAACTACCTAAATTCGGATCGCCCACACGCAGAGGATTTCAACCAACAGGTTGCCGAACTTCGGGAAGTAACCGAGCAAAACCAAGAAGTTCAGCTAGCTGAACTTCTCAACCAATTCGTACAGCAAAACAAGCAGACCGATGACAACGGCGAAACGGCTTCGCCTGATCCAAGTCGTCGATCAAGCGAGGCCGCTCAAGGTGACGAAGAGGATCTTCGTATCGTCCCAATCCCTGCAGAGTTTTGGGAGCAACTTCCCGAATCTTGTTTGCGGAGAATGCTGGAGTTCGATTCCGTCCGCCAAGAATTTAGGCGAACGTTTAAATCAGAAACGGATGCTCGCATCGCTGAGCTTCGCAGTACCGCCCCGCGGTTGACATTGCCAATGATTGCTGAGCTTTCAACGTTCAACAACCGTGACCTGCAAACGCAAAAAGAAAACCTTTATCGGGCCGCATTGATCCTTAGCGCTCAGCGGTACGAATACTTGCTGCGACCGACGCGCCGTGGAAATGGAACGGGAGCCTCGTTTGATTACATTCGTGCGGACAGCACCAGCCGCACCGGTATGGCGATTCCGTCGGGAGTTGCGGTCACTCGAACTACCGCGACCGCCGGTCAATTCCTTTCAAGCTTTGCGAATGACGTTGTCTTAACTTTCAATGGCCCACAAGGGTTCTCGGCAAACATTGCTTCGGAACTGCTATTTGACTTTCAGCAGACCATTTTTCAGCGTGACATCGTCTTCGAAAACCTAACGTCGGCCGAGCGTAACGTCATCTATGCCGCCCGCGACTACATCCAGTTTCAACGCGCCTTGTTTGTCGAACTGGCGGGACGGTACTACCGACTGTTATTAACCTATCGCCAAATCGAGATTAGCTCACAGGACTACTTCAGCAACTTGCGTGCGTTTCTACAAGGACGTGCCGAGTTCTTACAGGCGGGCCGTATTCCACGTGTCCAAGTCGACCAATTCGAGCAAAACGCGCTCAGCAGTAGCAGCTCTCTCGTCCGAGACTGTAACTCTCTGGAAACATCACTCGACAACTTGAAGTTGGACGTTGGCGTGCCACCGGAAATGGCGTTGAACATTGACCTAGAGGAACTCGAAACGCTGACCGCCAGCGATGCGTTGACGGTCACCCGGCAGCTCGTCATGCGGAAGAAACTGTCACTCCTTGATGCCGAAGGGGCACAAATTTCTGATCGCAACGCAGCCGTCAACGGAGCGATCGTGCTGATCCGACGACTCGAGGAAGCGATGCAGGCGAGACGTGAGATCGAAGGCGAAGCGGGATCGACACCGACCGAACAACTCACTCCGTTGCTAACTGAAAAACTTGCGTTACTAGAAGCAAGGCTACAGTCCGACACGCTAAAGCAGGACCGTAGTCAGCTACTTAAGACCGACCCGCCGGCGGCAACAGAGTTTTTCCGGACCGTTGACCTGATTGAGTCGGAACTCTATCAGATCAAACGCGCGATCTACTACGATTCAATGCTTAGCGAGCATCAAGTCGATGTTCGATCGCCAGTCGAACAAATCACACGCGATCAGGAATCGTTACAGGATCTAGTTCAACAATGGAAAGACGCCGAAGCCGCACAAGACTTCGATCGCCTCGATGAACTGGTCCTATCGGTCAATGGCTTGCTTGAGTCGACCGAACAGTTGATCACCCGCTTCGTCGACCCGGTGTTGCCCCGTGATCCCGATGAACTTAACGCGGTGATCGAATCAACGATTTCAGAGTCGATCGCGTTGGTCGATCAAGTTGAAACAGATGACGTTGCGGGGCTTGATCCGGTTGACATCGAAACCGACGAGGCAATGTTGCTAGCCCTCTACCAACGCCTGGACTTGGCCAATCAACGTGGTGATTTGGCTGACGCCCGCCGCCAAATCAAACTGGCCGCCGACGACTTGAAGTCGATCTTGAATGTCAATGCCAGCCACCGATTATTTACCGACCGAAACATCCTCAATGACTTCGAAACCAGCGGCGACGGATCGACGACCAGCTTGAGCTTCTCGCTGGACACGCCGCTTAACCGGCGACTGGAACGAAACTTCTATCGTGTGGCTCTGATCCAATACAACCGTTCCCGGCGTGAGTTGATCGATCGAGAAGACAGTATCAAATTCGAGATTCGCGAAGACCTTCGCCAGCTACGATTGCGGCGGAATCAGTTCGAGATTTCGGTCGCCCGTGCTGCGTTGGCCTACGAACGAGTGGTCAGCACACGATTACAACTTCAGCTCTCGGTCGGAAATGTCGTCGCCCGTGACTTTCTAGAGGCACAGCAAGCGTTTACCGAAGCACTTAATTCGGTGGCTTCGAACCACATCTCGTTTGTCCTTGATCGAATTGAACTCTTCAATGACACCGAATCAATTCGCTTGAACGAGTACGGCTACTGGGAAAATGCCGGGGACGACACCGTCGAACTACCCCCACTCCCGGATTTCTACGACGCCAACCCGAATCCGTATGGCCGCTTGCCAGATTGCCTGAAGTACAGCGAAGAGGTGCGTCAGAACCACTGA
- a CDS encoding YceI family protein — protein sequence MKYFHALLIVGLSFVTAPIGSAAEKMTLDADDSKITFVGSKPDGKHEGGFKKVKGEATADFEDPSASSLAIEIDAQSLWSDNDKLTNHLKSPDFFDVRKHSTIKFESTKVEVTPGENVSKAKITGKWTMLGKTVEVEVPATVKMTEAGLEMTADFEIDRTKWGMTYGKGKIDDKVKVQAKLVLKR from the coding sequence ATGAAGTACTTTCACGCCCTACTAATTGTTGGCTTGAGTTTCGTTACCGCTCCGATCGGTTCTGCTGCGGAGAAAATGACACTCGATGCTGACGATTCCAAGATCACCTTTGTCGGTTCAAAGCCGGACGGGAAGCACGAAGGTGGATTCAAGAAAGTCAAAGGCGAGGCGACGGCGGATTTTGAAGATCCCAGTGCGAGTAGCCTTGCGATTGAAATTGATGCTCAAAGCTTGTGGTCAGACAACGACAAGCTGACCAACCATCTCAAAAGCCCCGACTTCTTTGACGTCCGCAAGCACTCAACAATTAAATTCGAATCCACCAAGGTTGAAGTGACTCCCGGTGAAAACGTTTCTAAAGCGAAAATTACCGGCAAATGGACGATGCTGGGTAAAACCGTCGAGGTGGAGGTTCCCGCGACGGTCAAGATGACCGAGGCCGGATTGGAGATGACGGCCGATTTTGAGATCGATCGCACAAAGTGGGGCATGACCTATGGCAAAGGCAAGATCGACGACAAGGTCAAAGTGCAAGCCAAGCTTGTTTTAAAGCGTTAG
- a CDS encoding hemin uptake protein HemP, giving the protein MTDHKHEPDPTTLPPAQHPPTEPPTVTSRPPFDPPRVIDSETILAGQREVWIRHQQLMYRLRKTASGKLYLTK; this is encoded by the coding sequence ATGACCGATCACAAACACGAACCTGACCCAACGACACTCCCTCCGGCTCAACATCCACCTACTGAGCCGCCAACGGTTACCTCTCGCCCCCCCTTCGATCCGCCACGCGTGATTGATTCCGAAACAATTCTTGCGGGGCAACGTGAAGTTTGGATTCGCCATCAGCAATTGATGTACCGGCTTCGGAAAACCGCCTCTGGCAAGCTATATTTGACGAAGTAG
- a CDS encoding energy transducer TonB, producing MNAPQKSLGISLSLHLLVVSFLYAFPDSATRRFSSSGRVQVISIEASQSQPVEETSTEVPVEVLPTESPSPVTESTEPIERQLNEPTFAPQDRNDRAKRPDGRIRSPQKQFSPLDVSRKVVPGASPPLPPMTKPRQVARRPPVRKPAVSIPKATPIIVDQVVGVKQDKQADLSDNAPPPYPTEAIRGGLEGVVLLRLTISREGKVTNVQVLQSSGYSILDNAATKAVKQWRGRPATRWGRPVESSEVLPIRFRR from the coding sequence TTGAACGCGCCGCAAAAATCACTTGGGATTTCGCTGTCGCTCCATCTATTGGTCGTGTCGTTTCTGTATGCATTTCCCGATTCGGCCACTCGACGATTCTCATCGTCCGGTCGCGTGCAAGTGATTTCGATCGAAGCGTCCCAGTCGCAACCGGTGGAAGAAACGTCAACCGAGGTACCTGTTGAAGTCTTGCCAACAGAATCGCCATCTCCAGTCACCGAGTCGACTGAACCGATCGAACGCCAACTGAACGAGCCTACATTCGCACCTCAAGATCGAAATGATCGTGCGAAGCGACCGGATGGCAGGATACGATCGCCGCAAAAACAGTTTTCGCCTTTGGACGTTTCTCGCAAGGTCGTTCCAGGCGCATCGCCGCCTCTACCGCCGATGACAAAACCACGACAAGTTGCACGTCGTCCTCCCGTACGAAAGCCGGCGGTGTCGATACCGAAGGCAACGCCGATCATCGTTGACCAAGTCGTTGGGGTAAAGCAGGACAAGCAAGCTGACCTGTCCGACAATGCTCCTCCCCCTTATCCTACCGAAGCAATCCGCGGCGGACTTGAAGGCGTCGTCCTGCTACGACTGACGATCTCAAGGGAAGGCAAAGTCACAAACGTGCAAGTGCTTCAGTCCAGCGGCTATTCAATACTAGACAATGCCGCCACAAAAGCGGTGAAACAGTGGCGTGGTCGTCCGGCGACAAGGTGGGGGCGTCCGGTGGAGTCGAGCGAAGTTTTACCGATACGTTTTCGACGTTGA
- a CDS encoding BatD family protein, which translates to MMLQFEWRSLVMLFLMLSMHSLSPQCDVVLADVQRVVVEVRDPEVWVGQKASFFVKLRGQGPFVGAASFTLPEIPRAIILKVGNPVVSSEEIEDDSWFVQSHEFVLFSQQDGELQVSGIEVRFTDRDGYTGPERPHQEQVPELNFQIKRPEKSDPGSFLITTDSLKIEESWDPQPGKAEQGAVFYRTITQQAKQISGMALAPPSVTTPDGIKVHLGNPEVQDNTERGEFSGRRVDRLTYVLEQPGVMTLPALQYVWWNPKTEQYGSTTLPAVVFDVTAIPVDRDDINRSSNHERALWLFVGLVVVCAVVIVACYKLRHRLYACWVEAWQTVNPPKQRAARALRRACRRNDASAAASAWNQWRQLQPSGFRCPDELQSAVIDLQRRHYGPIHQDTEVRTVDDHPAWDGATLAEAFERSEVKANQLTSDRDLPPINPVAPAGR; encoded by the coding sequence ATGATGTTGCAGTTCGAATGGCGGTCACTGGTGATGCTATTTTTGATGCTTTCGATGCATAGCTTGTCGCCGCAATGTGACGTTGTCCTTGCGGACGTTCAGCGAGTGGTCGTGGAAGTTCGCGATCCGGAAGTGTGGGTCGGGCAGAAAGCGTCTTTCTTCGTCAAGCTTCGTGGGCAAGGACCGTTTGTCGGCGCAGCATCGTTTACGCTACCGGAGATTCCGCGAGCGATCATTCTAAAGGTGGGTAATCCGGTCGTTTCGAGTGAAGAGATCGAAGACGACTCGTGGTTCGTGCAGTCACATGAATTTGTGCTGTTTTCACAGCAGGACGGTGAACTGCAGGTCTCGGGGATTGAAGTTCGTTTCACCGATCGAGATGGTTACACCGGGCCGGAACGCCCACACCAAGAGCAAGTTCCCGAGCTGAACTTCCAGATCAAGCGTCCCGAAAAAAGTGATCCTGGTTCATTCTTGATAACAACCGACTCGCTGAAAATCGAAGAGAGTTGGGATCCTCAGCCGGGTAAGGCAGAGCAAGGTGCGGTGTTTTATAGAACGATCACCCAGCAGGCCAAGCAAATCTCCGGGATGGCACTCGCTCCTCCGTCAGTGACAACACCCGACGGGATTAAGGTTCACTTGGGCAACCCCGAGGTTCAAGACAACACCGAACGCGGGGAGTTTAGCGGACGTCGAGTCGATCGGTTGACCTACGTTTTAGAGCAGCCAGGTGTGATGACATTGCCGGCACTACAGTACGTATGGTGGAATCCGAAAACGGAACAGTATGGATCGACGACGCTTCCAGCGGTCGTCTTTGACGTGACGGCGATTCCCGTCGATAGGGACGATATCAATCGTTCTTCCAATCACGAGAGGGCGTTGTGGCTGTTCGTTGGTTTGGTCGTTGTTTGCGCGGTGGTCATCGTGGCGTGCTATAAGCTTCGCCATCGACTGTATGCCTGTTGGGTCGAGGCATGGCAAACCGTCAATCCTCCGAAGCAGCGGGCGGCACGGGCTCTCCGCCGTGCTTGCCGTCGCAATGACGCGAGTGCCGCAGCGTCGGCTTGGAATCAATGGCGTCAGCTTCAACCCTCAGGATTTCGATGTCCGGATGAATTGCAATCGGCAGTGATCGACTTGCAACGCCGGCACTATGGGCCGATTCACCAAGACACAGAAGTTCGAACCGTCGATGATCATCCTGCTTGGGACGGTGCGACATTGGCAGAGGCTTTTGAGCGATCTGAAGTAAAGGCGAATCAGTTGACGTCGGATCGAGACCTGCCGCCAATCAATCCGGTCGCGCCGGCCGGCCGCTAA
- a CDS encoding tetratricopeptide repeat protein, with amino-acid sequence MRTWFVITALTWTSVWFTPNQYGQRLANQGRYDEAAVAFTDPMRQGVAWYRAGEFDKAAQSFTRLQSAEARYNLGNCWVLLGKYDQAIDSYDDALKEKPDWKEAQENRNLAVARAKLVESPGGEAGDQRLGADEIVFDQNKPPGGQKTEVTGDQAINDATIQAVWLRRVQTKPADFLKAKFAYQNARDTGSDQ; translated from the coding sequence ATGAGAACCTGGTTTGTGATAACGGCGTTGACTTGGACTAGTGTTTGGTTCACCCCAAATCAGTATGGTCAGCGTCTTGCCAACCAAGGACGTTATGACGAAGCAGCTGTCGCGTTCACCGATCCGATGCGACAGGGAGTGGCTTGGTATCGGGCCGGCGAGTTCGATAAGGCGGCCCAATCGTTTACGCGATTACAATCAGCCGAAGCTCGTTACAACTTGGGGAATTGCTGGGTACTGTTGGGGAAATACGATCAAGCGATCGATAGCTATGACGACGCGTTGAAAGAAAAACCCGATTGGAAAGAAGCGCAAGAGAATCGAAACCTTGCCGTCGCCCGAGCGAAGCTGGTTGAATCGCCGGGCGGTGAGGCGGGCGACCAACGCCTAGGGGCTGATGAAATTGTTTTCGATCAGAACAAGCCGCCGGGCGGCCAGAAAACCGAGGTGACCGGCGATCAAGCGATCAATGACGCAACGATCCAAGCCGTCTGGCTTCGACGGGTACAAACCAAGCCCGCCGATTTTTTGAAAGCCAAGTTTGCCTACCAGAATGCTCGGGATACGGGTAGCGACCAATGA
- a CDS encoding vWA domain-containing protein, producing MFEVLQQFHFIRPAWLCLIPVAILVWWLWQRNSDALQGWRSQIDSELLTPMIVGENDAQARWKSWALLVVWLLAITAVAGPTWRLEPNPFAADAQPLLVLLKADESMRGTPPMPSRMERARLKIADLANVRAGQPLGLIAYAGSSHLVLPPTRDTKVVAEMAAEISPDVMPKPGDRLDLAIGHAIDLLAEQQQGGAILVITDTAEINENDLLTIEKRPASFPILFLSIVGEESPEADSVAKAASLLSASLQTMTVDDQDIQSIIDYAARGVGVGKAGESSRWQESGYWLTPLIAVIVAFSFRRQERTAQEQTSEGAMR from the coding sequence ATGTTCGAAGTTTTACAGCAATTTCATTTCATACGTCCCGCATGGCTCTGTCTGATACCCGTTGCGATCTTGGTTTGGTGGTTGTGGCAGCGGAACTCGGACGCCTTACAGGGTTGGCGATCCCAAATTGATTCCGAGCTGCTCACGCCTATGATTGTCGGCGAGAACGACGCGCAGGCACGTTGGAAATCTTGGGCGTTGTTGGTCGTTTGGCTGCTCGCAATCACAGCGGTGGCCGGGCCAACATGGCGGTTGGAACCCAACCCATTCGCCGCCGATGCCCAGCCGTTGTTGGTCCTGCTTAAAGCAGACGAGAGTATGCGAGGGACACCCCCAATGCCTTCGAGAATGGAGCGTGCCCGACTAAAGATCGCCGACTTGGCCAATGTTCGCGCCGGCCAACCATTGGGTTTGATCGCTTATGCAGGATCCTCGCATCTGGTATTGCCGCCGACGCGTGATACGAAGGTGGTGGCCGAAATGGCTGCCGAAATCAGCCCGGACGTGATGCCTAAACCAGGAGATCGTTTGGATCTCGCGATCGGCCATGCGATTGACTTGCTGGCCGAACAACAGCAGGGCGGTGCGATTTTAGTCATCACAGACACTGCCGAGATCAATGAAAACGATCTGTTAACGATCGAGAAGCGACCTGCATCGTTTCCGATCCTTTTTTTGTCGATCGTTGGCGAAGAGTCTCCCGAAGCAGACAGTGTTGCCAAGGCGGCGAGTTTGCTTTCGGCATCGCTTCAAACGATGACTGTCGATGACCAAGACATTCAGTCGATCATCGATTACGCCGCCCGAGGCGTCGGTGTCGGAAAGGCCGGTGAAAGTAGTCGATGGCAGGAATCGGGGTATTGGCTGACGCCGTTAATCGCGGTCATTGTCGCTTTTTCTTTTCGGCGGCAAGAACGAACAGCACAGGAGCAAACATCTGAGGGGGCAATGCGATGA
- a CDS encoding VWA domain-containing protein — translation MLTFSYPWLFLLLPLPWLVRVMLPPVRSPVVSIRVPFGRRLQEATSTGAVQSLATLPSRWQVFPGLVWGLVLIALVRPQWIEPPVTKELPTRDLLLLVDLSGSMQQKDFKSSGGNTVDRLEAVKQVLGDFLEQRKGDRVGLVVFGDAPYLQAPFSTDLQLSRRLLDECQVGMAGPKTAFGDAIGLGVNLFGQSTAPAKTMIALTDGNDTKSQVPPVDAARIAHDEGIHIHTVAIGDPTVVGEDKLDEQALRDVAEAAEGKYYFAADRESLAGIYDELDKIETRKVETISHRPRRDLFYWPLVVAVLLSILLHAWKMVIRHRLEPKVDPSHAINVNPVTGELELI, via the coding sequence ATGTTGACGTTCAGCTATCCGTGGTTGTTCTTGCTGTTGCCGCTTCCGTGGCTTGTTCGAGTGATGCTTCCGCCGGTCCGTTCACCGGTTGTTTCGATTCGAGTTCCGTTCGGTCGGCGCCTGCAAGAAGCCACATCGACTGGTGCGGTTCAGTCGCTGGCGACGTTGCCATCACGATGGCAAGTGTTTCCTGGCTTGGTGTGGGGATTGGTGCTGATCGCACTCGTACGACCTCAGTGGATTGAACCGCCGGTCACGAAGGAGTTGCCCACGCGTGATCTATTGCTGCTGGTTGACTTGTCCGGATCGATGCAACAAAAGGACTTTAAATCATCGGGGGGAAACACCGTCGATCGACTCGAAGCGGTCAAGCAGGTGTTGGGGGATTTTCTGGAACAGCGGAAGGGGGATCGCGTTGGATTGGTTGTCTTCGGTGATGCGCCCTACTTGCAGGCTCCGTTTTCGACCGATCTGCAGTTATCGCGTCGATTACTGGATGAATGCCAAGTCGGCATGGCGGGACCGAAGACTGCATTCGGTGACGCGATTGGCCTTGGTGTCAATTTGTTTGGTCAAAGTACCGCACCGGCGAAAACGATGATCGCATTGACTGATGGAAACGACACGAAAAGTCAAGTTCCACCGGTTGATGCGGCACGGATCGCGCATGATGAAGGAATCCACATTCACACCGTTGCGATCGGTGATCCGACCGTGGTGGGGGAAGACAAACTTGACGAACAAGCCTTGCGTGACGTAGCCGAAGCGGCGGAAGGCAAGTATTACTTTGCCGCCGATCGGGAAAGCTTGGCCGGGATTTATGACGAGCTCGACAAGATCGAAACCCGTAAAGTGGAAACGATCAGTCATCGCCCTCGCCGCGATCTTTTTTACTGGCCATTAGTCGTCGCCGTCTTACTTTCAATCTTATTGCACGCTTGGAAAATGGTCATCCGTCATCGGTTGGAACCGAAGGTGGATCCGAGCCATGCGATCAATGTCAATCCAGTGACCGGCGAACTGGAGTTGATTTGA